The window CCCTGCTGGATTGCGGCAAGGACAGCCTGAAAGTTTGAACCCCGGCCCGATCCAAAAACTGCAATGTTCAGTGGACGAATCAACGACTCCCGATGCAAAATTCATCGAAAAGGTAATGCTATTCTGAACGAGAATCAACAAAAAGGCCAACAAAATAAGGGATTTTTCAGCTTTTTTGCTGCTACCGGACTGCGGCTTCAAGAAAGCGAAGCGTCTTCGTTGTTGAATTCAACTTCACGTTCACACCCAGCGGCAGAGTCAGCTTTTTGGGCACATGCCCGAACGGAAGGTTGGCAAGAACCGGCTTGCCGAACTTTTTAACTGCATCCTCGAGAACTTGCTGCGCGGAATGAGAAGGCTTCGTCGCGTCAAGAGGCTTGCAGTCGGTAAACTGTCCGAGCAGCATTCCGTTCGCCTTGCTGAACACCAATCCGTTCCGCAATTGTGTCAACATGCGATCAACACGGTACGGCTCCTCGGCAATCTCCTCAAGAAAGAGAATCGAATTTGTGAAGTCGGGCTGGTATTGCGTTCCCATCAGCGAAACGACAAGGGAGAGATTACCTCCGAGCAAAACTCCGCTTGCTTTACCTTGAACAAGGGATTCCGGCGCAGGTTCGGAGGGAAAGTGAATTGCCCCGATTTTTTTTGAAGCTGTGAGAAGGCGCCAGAAGAGTTCTTCCGTGAAAGGATCGATTTGATTCGCCATCTCAACCCCGGCCATCGGGCCGTGAAAAGTGACGAGGCGGCATTTCTTCCAAAGCGCAAGCTGAAGGGCGGTCACGTCGCTGAAACCGACGAGAATCTTCGGGTTGCGGGCCGCAAGGTTGTAGTTGAAGAGAGAAAGAAGCCGCGGCGTGCCGTACCCTCCCCGAACACAGATGATTGCTTTAACACGCGAATCGGAGAACATCGCATGCAGGTCGGCCACCCGTTGCTCGTCGGTTCCGGCAAGGTAGCCGCTCGTCTTTCCGACGTTCTCACCCACCAAAACACGATAGCCCAGCGATTCGAGGTATCGGACACCCTTCTCTATTCGAGACGCATCAGCGATAGGACTTGACGGGGAAATAATCCCGATGAGATCGCCCTTCTTTAGTTTGGGCGGATGGATTGTTATCATTCGATAAGCTTGGTTTGGAAGCGATTGCCGGACGCATCAATCTAACCAAACGTACTGTGAGTTTCAAAAAGTGGCTTCTCCGACGTGAAACCCGAAGAGACGCAACTTTCGCCTTTTTTGGGCGTTTTAGAAGGGTAGATTCCCCCGTTCTCTTCTTCAATTCTCAGCCAATTCCGACATAATCGCTACAACCATTCTGCAATCAACAAGTCTAATTACCTGTACACGGAAATGCATTCCCGCATGATTAATACCGAAGACGAAGAACTTGTTCTGCAAGCCAAGGCAGGCAGCATTACAGCATTCGAACAGCTTGTACACAAGCACGACAAGCAGGTGCTGGCCATTGCAGCCCGGTACGTGACAAGCTCGGAAGATGCAAAGGATATCTACCAGGAAGTATTCATCAGAGTATACCGCGGATTGAAGCATTTCAAAATGAAGAGTGAATTTTCCACGTGGCTGCACAGAATTACAGTGAACGTATGCCTGACACACCGCTCGCGCAGGAAGAGATTTGTTCATGTGCCGATTGACGGAGACGGGTCCGGTGACGGTGATCCGGAGACACACGGCGTGGAACTGCAAAGCAATGACGACCCGGCAGACCAGCACTCAGTGGATTCCGAGATCAGAGGGCATGTGCAGGATGCCCTGGAATCGCTTTCGGCAAAACAGCGGCTCGTATTCACCTTGAAGCATTTCGACGGCTACAAACTGCGTGAGATTGCAGACATGATGAAGTGTACGGAAGGAACGGTGAAGCGGTATTTGTTTCTTGCAACACAACAGTTGCGCGAAAGACTGCGGGTTGTGTATGAATAAGATGGAAGGAGAACAACAATGAACCATCAGCAATACAGGCAATGGCTTCTGCTTTCGCTGTATGAGGAACTCAATTCCGAAGAACAATCCCGTCTCAACAAGCATCTCACGCAATGCCGCGAGTGTCGGATTGAGTTGGATGAACTGCAGAAGCTGCACGCCTCTCTCGCCCGCGCCGGCTCGTTCGCCCCCGATGATGCGCTGCTGAACGATGCGCGGCAGAATCTGCGCTCGGCGCTTCGTGCCGAACGAACACGCCCATCGATGTGGGATCGGCTGGGAGATTTTGTATCCGACTATATTCAGCCAAACTATAAGATCGCCTTGGGCGGAGTGGCGATGCTCGCAGCAGGCATCCTCGTCGGGCGGATGCTCTTTCCTGCCACGCAGGACACTCCGGTTGCTCAGGTTGCAGACCGGCATTTTTCGTCAGCGTTCGAAGGTGAGCCGCGTATTTCCAACATCCGGTTTCTTGATTCCGATGCGCAGGACGGGATGATCGAGTTCACGTTCGATGCGACATCTCCCGTTCATATCAAAGGAAGCATCAACGACGAACGTGTGCAGAAAGTACTTGCCCACGCTTTGGTTAACGACCAGAACCCGGGAATCCGGTTGCGTTCCGTCAATGCCCTTTCAACCCAAGCCGAACACCATAAGCCGCCTGATCGTGAAGTGAAGGCGGCGCTGATTCTCGCCGCCCGCACCGACAACAATCCGGCGGTTCGACGGGAGGCGCTCAAAACTCTGGGCAGTTTCCCGTTCGACGAGGAAATCAAGCAAACGTATCTGCATGTGTTGATGCAGGATACCAATCCGGCGATGCGTATCGCCGCGATCAACGGCCTCGACTCTGCACGCATGCAGAGCCCCGATGCCGACTTACTGAATGTACTTAAGCAACGAATTCAATCAGATGAAAACAGCTACGTGCGCATTCGCGCACAAGCAGTTCTTGAGGAGGTTAAACAGCAATGAAACATTTCACAACGGCAATACTTCTGTTGTCTACTCTGATGATCGCGTACTCGTCTTCCGTCGCCCAACGGCAGAAGCAAACGCAATCGTTCACTGTTACAAAAGGCGGCACGCTCGACGTGTCCGTGGATGGCGGCGACATACGGATCTCGACGTGGGAAAAGAACGAAGTAACGGTAAACGTCAACGGCTATGATGATGACGAGAGCGACGTTCGCATTACGCAGCAAGGGAACACGATTCGTGTCACCGACCGTGGCGGCTGGTCGGACGGCGGATTGTTTACGGTTTCCGTTCCCTCTCATTTTAATCTTAACATCAGAACTTCGCTGGGCGATATTTCCGTCCGAGGGAAGATCGCCGGCTCTATTGCATGCGAAACATCGGCGGGCAACATCAGAACGGATGATGTTGACGGAGACATTGATTTGCGGACGTCGGGAGGCGATGTCCGGACGGGGAGGATTACGGGCAAGACTACGGTGAGCACGTCCGGCGGCGACATCGAGGTTGCTTCTTCGTTGGATGAATTGGATGTACGAACGGCAGGCGGCGATATCCGCGTCGGCAACGTCAGCAAGTCGATGCGGGCGCGTACCGCCGGCGGCGATATTATCATCGGGGATGTGGGCGGTGAGGCTAACGCTTCAACCGCGGGAGGCAATGTGATAGTCGGGAAAGTCAGCGGACAAGTAACCCTTTCGACATCCGGTGGTGATGTCGAGCTTAGCGCAGGTACCGGCACTATCAAAGCGACAACCAGTGGCGGGAACATCAAACTGACAAATATTTCGGGTTCCGTGGATGCAAAAACCTCGGGTGGGGATATTCGCGCCGAATTGGTGCCGGGCGGCAAGGGAAAAAGCAGGCTCGTGTCTGCTTCCGGCACAATTACGCTTCTCGTTCCGGAAAACGCCAAAGCAACAATCACAGCCCGGATCTGCATTCCGAGGCGGTGGCGCTCGAAAAAAGATACCTACACCATCCGGTCGGATTAAAGAAGAATCCTCCCTCCGCAGCGAGGATGATCGTGAGATTGAGGCAACGTATACTGAAACGGCGGCGGCGAAGTGATTTCGCTTGAAACAGTAAACTCGGACATTGAAATCCGCAAGCTCAAAAAGTAGTTGTCAACCGGTACGATGTAAACATCATCTAATCATACACAATCTGAAACAATCTTACGGTTATAGAGGAGATTGATCATGCGTTCCGTTTTCTGTGCCATTGCCTGTCTTGCGTTGCTCACGCTTGCAACAGCCAGCGAAAACGTTCCGGCAAATATTCAGAAGACGGTTCACGCTGTTAGAATTGCGGACGCAATTACCATCGACGGCGTTCTTTCGGATCCCGTGTGGCAGCAATTGCAGCCGGCCGTTACATCACTCTACCAACGCGAGCCCGAGGAGGGAAAACCGGCAACCGAACGGACTGAAATCTATATAGTATATGATGATGCGGCGTTGTATGTCGCTGCGCGGTTGTATGACACCGCTCCTGATTCTATTGTTGCGCGATTGACACGGCGCGACGTATTTGTCAACGCCGACGACTTCGGCATCTATCTCGATCCTTATTATGATCGCAGAAGCGGCGTGTATTTCGGGCTCAACGCCGCCGGAACGCTGTACGACGGCGTTCTGTACAACGATGATTGGGATGACAATACGTGGGATGGTGTGTGGGAAGGAAAGGCGGCAATCACTACCGATGGATGGTCGCTGGAAATGCGCATTCCGTTTTCGCAGCTCCGGTTTCGCGCGGGCGAGCGGCAGGTGTGGGGCGTGAATTTTCTCCGCGAGATTTCACGCAAGAATGAGAAGGCCTATCTGGTCTATACGCCCAAAAACGGCAGCGGGTTTGTGTCGCGCTTTGCGGATTTGGTGGGAATGGATAACCTCGAACCGCCCCGCCGTTTGGAGATTCTCCCCTACGTCAGCACGAAAGCGGAGTACACCCGGCGAGCACACAATGATCCGTTCAACAACGGCTCGCGCTACACGCCCGGTTTCGGCGCCGACATCAAGTTCGGCATCGGCAGCAACCTGACAGTTGACGCAACGGTGAATCCCGATTTCGGTCAAGTAGAAGTTGATCCGGCAGTCGTGAACCTGAGCGATGTGGAAACATTCTTCAATGAGAAACGCCCCTTCTTCATCGAAGGCTCGACGATATTTGAATTTGGGTATGGCGGCTCGAACAACAACTGGGGATTCAACTGGGGTAATCCGGGCTTCTTCTACAGCCGGCGCGTCGGACGAACCCCGCAAGGCGGCACTCCCGACAACATCAATTTCTCCGACGTTCCTTCGGGCACACACATTCTCGGCGCGGCAAAACTCACGGGCAAGTTGGGCGACAGCTGGAACGTCGGCTCCATCAATGCGTTGACGAAGCGGGAACTGGCAGACATCGATTCCGCCGGACACCGGTTCAGCCATGAAGTTGAACCGCTGACGTACTACGGAATTTTTCGCGGGCAGAAGGAATTCGACGGCGGTCGGCAGGGACTCGGATTTCTTTCAAGCGTTGCAACGCGAAGTTTCTCCGACAACCGCCTAAGGGATCAGCTGAACAGCAGTTCTCTCACCTTCGGGATCGATGGATGGACGTTCCTTGATGCAGACAAAGTCTGGGTGATTACGGGCTGGACGGGATTGTCGCATGTACGCGGCAATCAATCCCGCATGATTGCGTTGCAGCGAAGCGCTTCACATTACTTCCAGCGTCCCGACGCAAGCCACGTCAGCGTCGATAGTTCCGCGACTTCGCTGCAGGGATATGCAGGACGCATCGCGTTGAACAAACAGAAGGGAAACTTCTACGTCAACGCGGCGTTCGGATTCATCGATCCGAAGTTCAACACCAACGATCTCGGCTTCATGTGGCGGAATGATATTTTGAACGGCCATCTTGTGCTGGGTTATAAGTGGACGGAACCGACGAGCGTGTACCGGCGCATCACCATGAACTTTTCGCATTTCCGCAGTTATGATTTTGAAGGGAACCAGACGTGGGGCGGATTCTGGAACGGCAACTACATTCAATTTCCCAACTACTACTCCATTCAGACATGGTTCGCGTACAACCCGGAAACATACAGCAACCGCAGAACCCGCGGCGGGCCTCTCACAATCAATCCGCCGGGGTATGAATTCGGCAGCTATATCTCGACAGACGACAGGAAGGACTGGGTTTTCTCGGTCGAGGGGAACATCAACAACTATCAACAGGAATCGAACAGAGGGCGGAGTGTGTACCTCGGCATCGAGTACAAGCCCGCGCCGAATGTTTCTGTCCGCCTCAACCCGTCCATGCGCATGTTCCGGACAGCCGCGCAGTGGGTGACGAGCCGCGAGGATGCAGAGGCGGCGCATACATTCGGGCGCCGCTATATTTTTGGCGAGCTGAATCAACGTGAAGTTGCGGCAAGTATCCGTTTGAACTGGACGTTCACGCCTGAGCTGAGTCTGCAGATGTACATTCAGCCGTTGATTTCGGTCGGCGAGTACAGGAACATGAAAGAGCTCGCCCGCCCGAAATCGTACGAGTTCAATACCTACGGAGTCGGCTCGTCAACAATTTCCAGACAGGATGATGAGTATGTTATCGATCCCGATGGCGCCGGCCCCGCGCAGTCGTTCACGGTTTCCAATCCCGACTTCAACTTCAAATCATTGCGCGGGAGCGCGGTGTTACGCTGGGAATATATGCCCGGTTCGACCATCTACTTCGTATGGACACAGCAACGAACCGACGACTCCGATCCCGGCACATTCCGATTCGGGCGCGACGTGCGGCATCTCTTCCGCTCGCAGCCGGATAACATCTTATTGATCAAGCTCAGTTTCTGGACAAATCCATAAGTTGGCAAAGTTTAAAAGTCGAATATCGAAACCCGAAACAAATCCAAAATTCGGGAATCAATTCTTCTTCACAAATAAGGAACAACACGATGAACATCAAACTCTCTTTCCTCCTTCTCTGTTTCGCGTTGTTGGGATTCGCTCCGCAACCCGACAATATCGAGAAAGAATTCACTGTCTCGCCCGGCAAGAAGTTGGAAGTTGATCTCAAGACAGGCGGCTCGCTGAAGATTACAGGTTGGGACAAGAACGTCGTAAAGGTGAACGGCACAATAAAGGGCAGGGATGCTGAAGATTGCGTAGTTGAGGTGGTGGAAGAAGGCGGGGGTGTGCGCATCTCCTCGTATTATGAAGGAAGAAGAAGAAACTACAATACGAATGTCGATTTCGAAATCCAGGTTCCCCGCAAGTTCAATCTCGATCTGAAATCGATGGGCGGCAGTTTTACGATCGAGAATGTCGAGGGCACGATCGAGGGCAAAACCATGGGCGGGGCACTTACATTGACAAAGCTGAAGGGGGACCTTGACCTGACAACCATGGGAGGCAAGGTTCGACTCACCGACTCCGATGTCGATGGCAAAGTGAAAACGATGGGCGGAGAAGTTTTGGTGGAAGATGTGAAAGGAACCGTCAAAGCCAGCTCGATGGGCGGCAAAGTGATTCAGCGGAATGTCACCGGCAGGTCGGGAGAAGGGATCAAGAACGAGGTGCATATCAGAACAATGGGCGGCGGGATTAACGTTGATGACGCCCCCGAAGGCACGGACGTTCACACGATGGGCGGGAACATTCACATCAGAAAGGCCGCCAAATATGCCCGAGCAAAGACGATGGGCGGAAATATCGAAATCGATGCCGTCGATGGCCGGGTGAGTGCAACAACCATGGGCGGAGATGTCAACGTGACGATGATCGGCGATGCGACGAAGGGCGATCGTGACGTGGAAATTGAATCAATGTCCGGCGACGTGACGCTGACGGTTCCCTCCTCTCTTTCGATGGATGTGGATATCACACTTGCGTATACTCGCGGCAAGGAGGGAGACTACAAGATCGTCAGTGATTTTGATTTGAAGAGGGAAGAAACAAAGGAGTGGGAACGCCGCAACGGCTCACCGCGCAAGTACATCTACGGAACAGGAACCATCGGCGGCGGAAAGCACAAAGTCAAGATCAAGACGATCAACGGGAATGTGTATTTGAAGAAGGGATAACCCCTCGAACAAAATCAGCATTGGGCAAGCGGATAAACAGTTCATTTTCTCAGTGGGCTGGGAAGCTATCTCTTTGCCGGCAACCGATCTCTCTGCACGGGCACAGTCGAGAACCGCTCTAAAGTGCAAACCCTACCGTGATGCGGAAAAACAGCGGCAGGCCCGGTCGTCCCCCGCCTGCGAGCGCAACACGAGC of the Bacteroidota bacterium genome contains:
- a CDS encoding carbohydrate binding family 9 domain-containing protein — encoded protein: MRSVFCAIACLALLTLATASENVPANIQKTVHAVRIADAITIDGVLSDPVWQQLQPAVTSLYQREPEEGKPATERTEIYIVYDDAALYVAARLYDTAPDSIVARLTRRDVFVNADDFGIYLDPYYDRRSGVYFGLNAAGTLYDGVLYNDDWDDNTWDGVWEGKAAITTDGWSLEMRIPFSQLRFRAGERQVWGVNFLREISRKNEKAYLVYTPKNGSGFVSRFADLVGMDNLEPPRRLEILPYVSTKAEYTRRAHNDPFNNGSRYTPGFGADIKFGIGSNLTVDATVNPDFGQVEVDPAVVNLSDVETFFNEKRPFFIEGSTIFEFGYGGSNNNWGFNWGNPGFFYSRRVGRTPQGGTPDNINFSDVPSGTHILGAAKLTGKLGDSWNVGSINALTKRELADIDSAGHRFSHEVEPLTYYGIFRGQKEFDGGRQGLGFLSSVATRSFSDNRLRDQLNSSSLTFGIDGWTFLDADKVWVITGWTGLSHVRGNQSRMIALQRSASHYFQRPDASHVSVDSSATSLQGYAGRIALNKQKGNFYVNAAFGFIDPKFNTNDLGFMWRNDILNGHLVLGYKWTEPTSVYRRITMNFSHFRSYDFEGNQTWGGFWNGNYIQFPNYYSIQTWFAYNPETYSNRRTRGGPLTINPPGYEFGSYISTDDRKDWVFSVEGNINNYQQESNRGRSVYLGIEYKPAPNVSVRLNPSMRMFRTAAQWVTSREDAEAAHTFGRRYIFGELNQREVAASIRLNWTFTPELSLQMYIQPLISVGEYRNMKELARPKSYEFNTYGVGSSTISRQDDEYVIDPDGAGPAQSFTVSNPDFNFKSLRGSAVLRWEYMPGSTIYFVWTQQRTDDSDPGTFRFGRDVRHLFRSQPDNILLIKLSFWTNP
- a CDS encoding RNA polymerase sigma factor, whose protein sequence is MINTEDEELVLQAKAGSITAFEQLVHKHDKQVLAIAARYVTSSEDAKDIYQEVFIRVYRGLKHFKMKSEFSTWLHRITVNVCLTHRSRRKRFVHVPIDGDGSGDGDPETHGVELQSNDDPADQHSVDSEIRGHVQDALESLSAKQRLVFTLKHFDGYKLREIADMMKCTEGTVKRYLFLATQQLRERLRVVYE
- a CDS encoding HEAT repeat domain-containing protein — encoded protein: MNHQQYRQWLLLSLYEELNSEEQSRLNKHLTQCRECRIELDELQKLHASLARAGSFAPDDALLNDARQNLRSALRAERTRPSMWDRLGDFVSDYIQPNYKIALGGVAMLAAGILVGRMLFPATQDTPVAQVADRHFSSAFEGEPRISNIRFLDSDAQDGMIEFTFDATSPVHIKGSINDERVQKVLAHALVNDQNPGIRLRSVNALSTQAEHHKPPDREVKAALILAARTDNNPAVRREALKTLGSFPFDEEIKQTYLHVLMQDTNPAMRIAAINGLDSARMQSPDADLLNVLKQRIQSDENSYVRIRAQAVLEEVKQQ
- a CDS encoding DUF4097 family beta strand repeat protein → MKHFTTAILLLSTLMIAYSSSVAQRQKQTQSFTVTKGGTLDVSVDGGDIRISTWEKNEVTVNVNGYDDDESDVRITQQGNTIRVTDRGGWSDGGLFTVSVPSHFNLNIRTSLGDISVRGKIAGSIACETSAGNIRTDDVDGDIDLRTSGGDVRTGRITGKTTVSTSGGDIEVASSLDELDVRTAGGDIRVGNVSKSMRARTAGGDIIIGDVGGEANASTAGGNVIVGKVSGQVTLSTSGGDVELSAGTGTIKATTSGGNIKLTNISGSVDAKTSGGDIRAELVPGGKGKSRLVSASGTITLLVPENAKATITARICIPRRWRSKKDTYTIRSD
- a CDS encoding LD-carboxypeptidase, giving the protein MITIHPPKLKKGDLIGIISPSSPIADASRIEKGVRYLESLGYRVLVGENVGKTSGYLAGTDEQRVADLHAMFSDSRVKAIICVRGGYGTPRLLSLFNYNLAARNPKILVGFSDVTALQLALWKKCRLVTFHGPMAGVEMANQIDPFTEELFWRLLTASKKIGAIHFPSEPAPESLVQGKASGVLLGGNLSLVVSLMGTQYQPDFTNSILFLEEIAEEPYRVDRMLTQLRNGLVFSKANGMLLGQFTDCKPLDATKPSHSAQQVLEDAVKKFGKPVLANLPFGHVPKKLTLPLGVNVKLNSTTKTLRFLEAAVR